From a single Brassica oleracea var. oleracea cultivar TO1000 chromosome C5, BOL, whole genome shotgun sequence genomic region:
- the LOC106293332 gene encoding uncharacterized protein LOC106293332, translating to MDNSSSINSNASNASNLSTASFEKIDQAASWVGTTVISAFFASLERFSCVNLSTSDDDDEDDDESHSRPLALSPAPHPDDIV from the coding sequence ATGGATAACAGCAGCAGCATCAACTCCAACGCCTCTAACGCGTCCAATCTGAGCACTGCTTCCTTCGAAAAGATCGATCAGGCAGCGAGCTGGGTGGGCACAACCGTCATATCCGCCTTCTTCGCCTCCCTCGAGCGTTTCTCCTGCGTTAATCTATCAACCTCCGACGATGATGACGAAGATGACGACGAATCCCACAGCCGTCCCCTTGCTCTCTCCCCCGCTCCTCACCCAGACGACATTGTTTAG
- the LOC106344937 gene encoding uncharacterized protein LOC106344937, whose translation MLRPGFADIGFLFLTSEGCVGSSDKDLYVGKTFKNRDEFKQRMALYAIKHKFVNRCARSSPSVMVLECSGVACMWRVYAVLVKGSSLYEIRKIRGGHSCSVDERAGYQRQATSSVIGEMLRQQFTGTGVGPRPREIRQVMRGDNAVNISYWKVWRSREAAVEFAKGSCGASYQSLPNYLQRLIEANPGTLAHLDTDYVESVGRRFKYMFIAMGESVKGFEFVRKVMVIDGTHLRGKYAGCLLTASAQDGNYQIYPLAFAVVDGENDKSWEWFFEKFSSFVPNQSGVVFVSNRHASIYQGLSKVFPDIFVGY comes from the coding sequence ATGTTGCGACCCGGATTTGCTGACATTGGTTTCCTGTTTTTGACGTCTGAAGGTTGTGTGGGGTCCAGTGATAAAGACCTTTACGTGGGCAAGACATTTAAGAACCGAGACGAGTTCAAGCAACGTATGGCCTTATATGCAATCAAGCACAAGTTTGTTAACCGTTGTGCAAGGTCGTCACCTTCTGTTATGGTGCTTGAGTGTTCTGGAGTGGCATGTATGTGGCGGGTCTATGCGGTCCTTGTCAAGGGTTCGAGCCTGTATGAAATTCGTAAGATACGTGGGGGGCACAGTTGCAGCGTTGATGAGCGTGCTGGATACCAGAGACAGGCGACATCGAGCGTCATAGGGGAGATGCTCCGGCAGCAGTTCACCGGAACGGGTGTTGGTCCGCGGCCAAGGGAGATCAGGCAGGTGATGAGGGGCGATAATGCTGTAAACATTTCCTACTGGAAAGTGTGGCGTTCGCGGGAGGCAGCGGTTGAGTTCGCAAAGGGATCATGCGGTGCTTCGTACCAAAGCCTTCCAAATTATCTGCAGCGGCTTATTGAAGCTAACCCAGGGACATTGGCCCATCTTGATACAGACTACGTGGAGAGCGTGGGTCGGCGTTTCAAGTATATGTTCATCGCTATGGGAGAAAGTGTGAAAGGCTTTGAATTTGTGCGTAAGGTTATGGTCATAGACGGTACGCATCTAAGAGGAAAGTATGCAGGCTGTCTCTTAACCGCTTCTGCTCAGGATGGGAACTATCAAATTTATCCCTTGGCCTTTGCTGTGGTTGATGGGGAAAACGACAAGTCATGGGAGTGGTTTTTCGAGAAATTTTCGTCATTCGTTCCTAATCAGAGCGGTGTTGTGTTTGTTTCCAACAGACACGCGTCGATCTATCAAGGACTGAGCAAGGTATTTCCGGACATATTTGTCGGCTATTAA
- the LOC106344938 gene encoding uncharacterized protein LOC106344938 has translation MGDDDKQVTMAKPGEALVVSPYSLFSSDNPGALITSVQLTGDNYNEWAMEMGNALRAKKKIGFIDGSLPKPEEGNAHKLWDNLKKRFDVGNKVRVHQLMEQLASCRQNGQPVIDYYGRMAVMWEELKTYRLPPACTCSAATVYEKEREDERVHQFIMGLDDSRFGNVVTAIIEADELPDLGGFAKREAQGSEIRESFNGGTRSEGTRSRERVCYHCGKPGHEKSTFWQLVGYPEWVTEKQRGRGDGRGSRRGNGRGYGRGGGGRGAANVETATSSYGAGSNDLTPEQWSKITQIIQEGKSNGGNEKLSGKMFGDVIIDTGASHHMAGELSQLVNVRDTAPCAVGFADVGTTTSSSMGDLILSETISLKDDRSSKTLIGAGEERDGVYYFKDVSMARVSKAEGKSDQLLWHQRMGHPAFTVFPMCFELIHVDVWGPYRVPASSGALYFLTIVDDYSRAVWTYLLTAKSEVRKVVERFCKYSEKQFGKSVQMVRSDSGMEFMKDRNRDKFSPRSRKCVFVGYPFGKKGWRVYDTETNKFLVSRDVVFKEDVFPFDKAESTEIDERNLTGGPDDDWVIHSVSDTEDGGSDPVSRVVESGDKQKEDMVKETAATETAGVEEVSNENENIGELEAIKEQEGDEDSTRCDK, from the exons ATGGGTGATGATGATAAGCAAGTAACCATGGCCAAACCGGGTGAAGCTCTTGTGGTTTCTCCTTATTCTTTGTTCTCCTCTGATAATCCGGGTGCCTTGATCACTTCGGTGCAGCTTACGGGGGACAATTACAATGAATGGGCCATGGAGATGGGGAATGCTCTAAGAGCAAAGAAGAAGATAGGTTTTATCGATGGCAGCTTGCCGAAACCTGAAGAAGGAA ACGCCCACAAGTTGTGGGATAACCTCAAGAAACGGTTTGATGTTGGGAACAAGGTGCGAGTTCACCAATTGATGGAGCAGTTGGCTTCTTGTCGTCAGAATGGACAGCCAGTCATTGATTACTACGGACGTATGGCTGTGATGTGGGAAGAGTTGAAAACGTACAGGCTACCACCAGCGTGTACATGCTCAGCTGCAACAGTGTATGAGAAGGAGCGAGAAGACGAGAGGGTACATCAATTCATTATGGGTCTTGATGACTCAAGGTTTGGCAATGTGGTGACTGCAATAATAGAGGCAGATGAGTTACCAGATCTTG GAGGTTTTGCGAAGCGTGAGGCACAAGGAAGTGAAATTCGTGAGAGTTTCAATGGAGGTACGAGAAGTGAAGGCACCAGATCAAGGGAAAGAGTGTGCTATCATTGCGGCAAACCAGGTCATGAGAAGAGCACTTTCTGGCAGCTGGTAGGATATCCAGAATGGGTGACTGAGAAACAGAGAGGACGTGGTGATGGTCGTGGTTCTAGAAGAGGCAATGGACGTGGATATGGCAGAGGTGGTGGTGGACGTGGAGCAGCTAATGTTGAAACGGCCACGAGTTCGTATGGTGCAGGCTCCAATGATCTTACTCCTGAGCAATGGAGCAAGATTACTCAAATAATCCAAGAAGGGAAGTCGAATGGTGGTAATGAAAAACTTTCAGGTAAAATGTTTGGTGATGTTATAATAGACACAGGGGCCTCACATCACATGGCTGGGGAACTATCTCAGCTTGTAAACGTGAGAGATACGGCGCCTTGTGCGGTTGGTTTTGCGGATGTTGGAACAACAACATCGTCAAGCATGGGTGATCTTATCTTGAGTGAAACCATATCGCTCAAAGAT GACCGTTCTTCGAAGACTCTGATTGGAGCAGGTGAGGAACGTGATGGGGTGTACTACTTCAAGGATGTCTCAATGGCGCGAGTCAGCAAGGCAGAAGGCAAATCTGATCAGTTGTTGTGGCATCAAAGAATGGGACACCCAGCTTTTACCGTTTTTCCTATG TGCTTTGAGTTGATTCATGTGGATGTTTGGGGTCCTTATAGAGTACCTGCCTCATCTGGAGCTCTTTATTTTTTGACAATAGTAGATGACTACTCGAGAGCGGTATGGACATACTTGTTGACTGCGAAATCTGAAGTCAGAAAGGTTGTGGAAAGATTTTGCAAGTATAGTGAGAAGCAGTTTGGTAAAAGTGTGCAAATGGTGCGTAGTGATAGTGGCATGGAGTTTAT GAAGGACCGAAACAGAGATAAGTTCAGTCCAAGGAGTAGGAAGTGTGTTTTCGTCGGGTACCCATTCGGTAAGAAAGGTTGGAGAGTGTATGATACTGAGACAAACAAGTTTCTTGTCTCACGGGATGTGGTGTTCAAGGAGGATGTGTTCCCGTTTGATAAGGCAGAGTCAACTGAGATCGATGAAAGAAACTTGACTGGAGGACCAGATGATGATTGGGTTATACATTCTGTCTCAGACACTGAAGACGGGGGGAGTGATCCTGTGAGTAGAGTTGTAGAGTCTGGTGATAAGCAGAAAGAAGATATGGTAAAGGAAACAGCTGCAACAGAGACAGCGGGTGTAGAGGAAGTGTCCAATGAAAACGAAAATATTGGTGAGCTGGAAGCAATAAAGGAACAAGAAGGTGATGAGGATAGCACGAGGTGTGATAAATAA
- the LOC106344089 gene encoding ribosome production factor 1-like, whose translation MISQPNPSPTSRNSPTSPRRRHGLGGLPRRENLITNQLMKDLNSSNEYERGPGFISELQSMIPNSDYRKRGTYDLKKIVEYAKKKDYTSLIVVHTNRREPDTLLIIGLPNGPAAHFKLSNLVLRKDIKNHGNPTSHEQDLVLNNFTTCLGNRVGRFFQSLFPQEPNFRGRRVVRSTTSVTLYFSDTIVTYST comes from the exons ATGATCTCTCAACCAAATCCGTCGCCGACTTCCAGAAACTCTCCTACCTCGCCGCGGCGTCGGCATGGCTTGGGCGGCCTTCCACGCCGTGAGAATCTGATCACGAACCAGCTCATGAAGGATCTGAACAGTTCGAACGAGTACGAG AGAGGACCTGGGTTTATATCGGAGTTACAGTCCATGATCCCGAACTCTGATTATCGCAAGAGAGGAACTTACGATTTGAAGAAG ATTGTAGAGTACGCAAAGAAGAAAGATTACACATCTCTTATTGTAGTCCATACTAATCGCAGAGAGCCTG ATACGCTCCTTATCATTGGTTTGCCAAACGGTCCTGCTGCTCATTTCAAGTTGTCAAATCTTGTTCTAAGGAAGGATATCAAG AACCATGGAAATCCTACAAGCCATGAACAAGACCTGGTTTTAAACAACTTCACAACTTGTTTAGGAAACCGTGTTGGGAG GTTTTTTCAATCACTCTTTCCTCAAGAACCTAACTTCCGTGGAAGGAGAGTTGTACGTTCCACAACCAGCGTGACTTTATATTTTTCAGACACCATCG TTACATATTCGACATAA